The Daucus carota subsp. sativus chromosome 2, DH1 v3.0, whole genome shotgun sequence genome includes a window with the following:
- the LOC135150145 gene encoding uncharacterized protein LOC135150145, translated as MSSASILLLYTVIWTIVLMLVVAVASFSAEFAFVSAVISSPSSSLSQSCEGHELIKIPVEVSGQVTCLPASMVRRSGFDVFVPILCLAFVVVGSAFMLRAVGFMVDVTDYDNSDDTEQQLI; from the coding sequence ATGTCTTCTGCCTCAATCCTTTTACTATATACGGTTATATGGACGATTGTTCTGATGTTAGTAGTGGCTGTGGCTTCATTCTCGGCAGAGTTTGCGTTTGTCAGTGCAGTGATTTCATCACCTTCTTCGTCCTTATCGCAATCTTGTGAAGGGCATGAATTGATTAAAATCCCGGTTGAAGTTTCGGGACAGGTAACGTGCTTGCCAGCAAGCATGGTGAGAAGATCAGGGTTCGATGTGTTTGTACCAATTTTGTGTTTAGCGTTTGTTGTTGTAGGATCGGCTTTTATGCTTCGAGCCGTTGGATTTATGGTTGATGTTACTGATTATGATAACAGTGATGACACAGAGCAGCAGTTGATTTAA